GGTGGTCCCGGCGGGCGGCAGGATCCTGGTGCTGCTGAGCGGGCTGGAGCGCGACGCGGGGCGGGCCGACGACCAGGTGAGGCGGCTCGGGGAAGCACTGGCCGATCAACTGTCGGCGACGATCGGCCCGGTGGTGAAAGTGGGGCTCGGCGACGTGGTCCAAGGCCTGGCGGGGGCGCCCGCGTCACGTCGGTCGGCCGAGCGGACCCTGCAGGCGCTCATCGCGGCCGCCGGGCCACGCACCGTCGCGCGGAGCGAGGACGTCGCGGACACCGTGGGCATCCTTCAAGTCGTCGACGCGCTGCGAGAGGTGGCGCTGCCACCGCGGACCTCGGTGGCCCGGCTGAGGGAGTTCGACGCCGGTCACAGCGGCAGTTGCCTGGTGGAGACCCTGCGCGCCTACCTCGACCACTTCGGTGACGTGTCAGCCGCCTCGCGCGCGCTGGGCGTGCACTCCAACAGCCTCCGCTACCGGTTGCGGCGGATCACGCAGGTGTCGGGGCTGAACCTGGAGAGTTCCGACGCCCGGCTGCTCGCCCAGGTGCAGTTGCGTCTGGGTGGGGACGCCGACGGCGCCCGCCCCTGAGCGACCGGCGCCGAGGCGGGCCGCGGGCGTGGCGTCCGCCGTTCAGCCGCGGCCACCATCGCAGGGCCGCTTCTTCGTCGTACCGCACAACGCCTCTGCCCGGCACGGGGGTTGTTGCGTTCGACCGCCGTGGGCGAGGCCCGCGTCTTTGCCGACTCGACGAAGACGCCGTCCCGGTGCGGACAGCAGCCTGGTACTCCACCCCGGGGCGGTCCCGGGCGCTGCGCGTACGACACCGGAAGGCTCACCATGACCGGACTGACAGCCGCCGCCGAGCGGCGCGAACGGATCCTCCAGGAAGCGGTGCGGCAGGGACTGCTGGACGCCGGGCGGTCCCCGCTGGCCGCCTTCGTCGACCTCGACGGCGTCGCCGCGACCGTCGGGTCCCTGCACCGCGCCTTCCCCTCTCCCCCGCGCGTGCTGCACGCGTTCGCCGCCAAGGCCAACTGCCTGGTACCGGTGCTGGCGGAGCTGCGGCGGCTCGGCATGGGCTGCGAGGTGGCCACCGCGGGTGAGCTGGCGCGTGCGCTGGCCGCCGGATTCGCACCGGACCGGATCGTGTTCGACTCTCCGGCCAAGACGGAGGCCGAACTTCGGTACGCCCTCGACCTGGGTGTGACCGTCAACGCCGACAACTACCAGGAACTGGCCCGGATCGACCGGGCGTTGGGCGATCGCGCCCCGGTGTCGCGGATCGGGGTGCGCGTCAACTCCCAGCTCGGCGGCGGCAGCATCGCCGCGATGAGCACGGCGACGAGCACCTCGAAATTCGGCGTTCCCCTGGCGGACCCGGGAAGCCGACGGCGGCTCCTGCGCGCCTACCACGACCACCCGTGGCTGACCTGGGTGCACACCCACGCCGGTTCGCAGGGCTGCCCGCTCGACCTCATGGCCGGCGGGGTCGCGCGGGCCGTGGCGTTCGCCGAGGAGGTCAACGCCTCGCTCGGCCGGCGCCAGGTCGTCGGCATCGACATCGGCGGCGGACTGCCCGTCAACTTCGCCGACGACGAGACAGCGCCGACCTTCGGCACGTACGTCCAGCAGCTGCGCGCCCAGGCGCCCGCGCTGTTCTCCGGCGGGTACGAGATCGTCACCGAGTTCGGGCGTTCGGTCCTCGCGAAGAACGGGTTCACCGCCGCGTACGTCGAGTACACGAAGAGCATGGGCGGCCGGCCGATCGCGGTCACCCACGCCGGTGTACAGGTGGCCACCCGGACGGTGTTCAACCCCGACGCCTGGCCCCTGCGGATCGAGGCGCACGACGCAAGCGGCAGGGCCAAGCGGGGCGGGCCGGTCCGCCAGGACATCGCGGGACCCGCCTGCTTCGCCGGGGACCTGCTGGCGCGTGACCGGGGGTTGCCGCTCCTGGAGCCCGGCGACATCATCACCGTCCCGGACACCGGCGCCTACTACTTCTCGACGCCCTTCCACTACAACAGCCTGCCGGAGCCCGCCGTGCACGGGGTCCGGACGGGCGGTGACGGCGGCGGTGTCCGCTTCGAACTCCTGCGTCCCGCGCAGGATCCGTGGGACGTGCCGGGCTCGGAAGGCTACGCCGCGCCCTTGCGGCAACCGGCGCACGAGCCCGTTCACGGCGTCGGGTAAGGGAGCACCGAGGTGGCACAGGCCGACCGCCGGGGGCCCGGCCGGGACGGGCCGCTCCTCAGTCAGCGCGCCGCGATCGTCTTCCTGCTCGCAGCCCTGGTCGGCATCGGTGCCACTGTCCTGGCTGCGCTGGCCGGCAATGTGTGGCCGGTCGCGGTGAGCGTCGGAGGCGGGGTGGTGGCCCCGGCCGTCCTGTTCTTCAACCAGATCATCGACTAGGGCGTGCCGGGCATCGCACGGCAGGCGCCGCTGTCGCGACAGGCCACGGACGAGCGGATCCCGATGCCTCGCCACGGGATCCGCTCGTCCAGTCCCCGTTACGGCATCTTGTCCC
This is a stretch of genomic DNA from Streptomyces hawaiiensis. It encodes these proteins:
- a CDS encoding diaminopimelate decarboxylase, with protein sequence MTGLTAAAERRERILQEAVRQGLLDAGRSPLAAFVDLDGVAATVGSLHRAFPSPPRVLHAFAAKANCLVPVLAELRRLGMGCEVATAGELARALAAGFAPDRIVFDSPAKTEAELRYALDLGVTVNADNYQELARIDRALGDRAPVSRIGVRVNSQLGGGSIAAMSTATSTSKFGVPLADPGSRRRLLRAYHDHPWLTWVHTHAGSQGCPLDLMAGGVARAVAFAEEVNASLGRRQVVGIDIGGGLPVNFADDETAPTFGTYVQQLRAQAPALFSGGYEIVTEFGRSVLAKNGFTAAYVEYTKSMGGRPIAVTHAGVQVATRTVFNPDAWPLRIEAHDASGRAKRGGPVRQDIAGPACFAGDLLARDRGLPLLEPGDIITVPDTGAYYFSTPFHYNSLPEPAVHGVRTGGDGGGVRFELLRPAQDPWDVPGSEGYAAPLRQPAHEPVHGVG